The Chondrinema litorale genomic interval TGTTTGGCTCTGGATTCATCGTTATCCAAAGCTTTTTCAAAGTATCTGCGTACGTGTGCCATACATCCAACAAGGATGATGTTCATCCCTTCTTCTTCAAGGAGCTGATCATAAACTTTGTATCCATCTGTTTGGATATAGCCTTCATAACCTTGTAGCATATTGACAGGGCCTTCTCTAGATCTGCCTTTTTGGTAATCAAACAAAACAACCTGTTGCTCTGGAGAATAATAAGTCCAATAGTAACCACGATGAGTCTTTCCTTTTTTGGTATCATCTAACACCTTAATTGGGCTCTCATCAACCTGTAAGTAATTATTATGCAACACCTCAAATTTTAATGCCTGATATAAAGGGGCTAGCAATTGGCAAGCTGGCTTTAACCAGTTACCCAAAGTACTAGGAGCAATCTTTATCCCTAACTGGTTAAATCTTTTTTGTTGTCTGTAGAAAGGGAGATGGTGACAAAATTTATCCACCAGAATATGGGCTAATAATCCAGGTCCTGGAATACCCTTGCCAATTGGTCTGGCTGGTAGGTTGGCTATATAAAATTCTTCTTCTTTACTCACATAACGTGGCCTGATATAACGACGAACAAATACCTTGGCTGGTGTCATGTCTAGCTCCTCAGTAATTTCTTCTCCAATCTTGCGCATGTGAGTGGTATCCACTTCAGGCTCTAACACTACCTCTTTGCGAGGAAGGTGTGCTGGTAATGGCTGGCGAGATGAGCCTTGTGGCTGCTTTTCGCCAGCAGCAACTCTTTGATAACTGATGGTTTGTTTTACTTTAGCAGGCGTTTCGGCAGGAACATTTTCATCTAATGGCAAAGTGAGTTGCTTGCTATTGGTATCACTAGGAATGAATCGTTCTCGCTTGCTACCGTAGATCAAACGCTTTAATTCTGATAGCTCAGCTTTAAGCAGTTGAACTTGTTCCAAGAGTTGTTTTTTCTCTTCTATCAATGCAGCATTTTGCTCTAATAAAGT includes:
- the tnpC gene encoding IS66 family transposase translates to MTGTGDTTLLEQNAALIEEKKQLLEQVQLLKAELSELKRLIYGSKRERFIPSDTNSKQLTLPLDENVPAETPAKVKQTISYQRVAAGEKQPQGSSRQPLPAHLPRKEVVLEPEVDTTHMRKIGEEITEELDMTPAKVFVRRYIRPRYVSKEEEFYIANLPARPIGKGIPGPGLLAHILVDKFCHHLPFYRQQKRFNQLGIKIAPSTLGNWLKPACQLLAPLYQALKFEVLHNNYLQVDESPIKVLDDTKKGKTHRGYYWTYYSPEQQVVLFDYQKGRSREGPVNMLQGYEGYIQTDGYKVYDQLLEEEGMNIILVGCMAHVRRYFEKALDNDESRAKHALLLFQQLYAIEREARDNELDALQRYELRQEKSRPIMDLLGQWIVAEYPKVLPKSSIGKAMHYLAERYNKLYVYLNDGRLEIDCAATVTT